One genomic segment of Helianthus annuus cultivar XRQ/B chromosome 14, HanXRQr2.0-SUNRISE, whole genome shotgun sequence includes these proteins:
- the LOC118486796 gene encoding E3 ubiquitin ligase BIG BROTHER-related-like isoform X3 → MSRDIDTYDHYHLNGRVPVDIPENLKEFLPQDEEGLSYEEVILQQACVYHSYQECVANRAVGTNDDDGDDDDESSSSEDEGESSSVISQEAMDEAFARSLQELGEEFDEFFIAEFNATPDLNQDDIDPSNMRYEELLNLTEAVGVENVGLSAAHISQLPVTIYTSGVFSNHPEETTALFVKRRWFKISSLKPTPMRGV, encoded by the exons ATGAGTAGAGACATAGACACATATGATCATTATCATCTAAACGGCCGTGTACCAGTTGATATACCGGAGAATTTGAAAGAATTCTTGCCTCAAGATGAAGAAGGTCTTAGTTATGAAGAAGTTATCTTGCAACAG GCATGCGTCTATCATTCGTATCAAGAATGTGTAGCAAACAGGGCTGTGGGTactaatgatgatgatggtgacgATGATGATGAATCGAGTTCGTCGGAAGATGAGGGTGAATCCTCAAGTGTGATTTCACAAGAAGCCATGGATGAAGCTTTTGCTAGATCCTTACAGGAGTTAGGGGAGGAGTTTGATGAGTTCTTCATAGCGGAATTCAATGCTACTCCGGATTTGAACCAAGACGATATTGATCCTTCTAATATGCGATACGAG gAATTGTTGAACCTAACTGAAGCAGTTGGTGTGGAGAACGTAGGGTTATCCGCAGCGCATATTTCGCAGTTACCAGTCACCATCTACACATCAGGAGTGTTTTCGAATCACCCGGAAGAAAC AACTGCCCTGTTTGTCAAAAGGAGGTGGTTTAAGATTTCATCCTTGAAGCCAACACCTATGAGAGGGGTTTGA
- the LOC110905092 gene encoding F-box protein PP2-A13 codes for MGSWLSSATTDRSLTRSSERPLGLGDIPENCLAMVLAYLDPPDICNLARTSRSFHRASSADFIWEPKLPENYRILSEKLMSYKGSCECLIKKEIYAGLCCPVRFSSGRKEVWMDKEGGGICMLVSWKGMKITGIDDRRYWSYIPTLQSRFHTIAYLHQIWWLEVEGDVDFELPAGRYSLYFRLKLGRPSNKQCSTTTHQIHGWNIKPVRFQFSVSNGEHATSEHFLNEQGKWLRYHVGDFVIENSYKPTKINFSMTQIDCTHQKGGLSLDSVFICDNKLDMQEMLYHACKD; via the exons ATGGGGTCTTGGTTATCTTCCGCTACCACCGACAGATCTCTAACGAGGAGCAGTGAACGACCGCTTGGTCTAGGAGACATCCCGGAGAACTGTCTGGCTATGGTTCTCGCTTACTTGGACCCGCCGGATATATGTAACTTGGCAAGAACTAGTCGGTCTTTTCACCGGGCCTCATCAGCCGACTTTATATGGGAACCAAAGCTGCCCGAAAACTACCGGATCCTCAGTGAGAAACTGATGTCATATAAAGGGAGTTGCGAGTGTTTGATCAAGAAAGAGATCTATGCTGGATTGTGTTGTCCTGTTCGCTTCTCCAGTGGTAGAAAG GAAGTGTGGATGGATAAAGAAGGAGGAGGGATTTGCATGTTGGTTTCTTGGAAGGGGATGAAGATAACAGGCATTGATGATCGTAGATATTGGAGCTACATCCCCACCCTCCAATCAAG ATTTCACACTATCGCGTATCTCCATCAGATATGGTGGTTGGAAGTAGAAGGAGACGTGGATTTTGAACTTCCAGCGGGTAGGTACAGCCTTTACTTTCGTCTCAAACTCGGGAGACCATCCAACAAGCAATGCTCAACTACGACTCACCAAATCCATGGTTGGAACATCAAGCCCGTTCGGTTTCAATTTTCAGTATCCAACGGCGAGCATGCAACATCTGAACATTTTCTAAATGAGCAAGGGAAATGGTTGCGGTATCATGTTGGGGATTTTGTTATAGAGAACTCGTATAAACCTACTAAAATCAACTTCTCGATGACACAAATCGATTGTACTCATCAAAAAGGTGGTTTGTCCTTAGACTCGGTGTTCATATGCGACAATAAACTTGACATGCAAGAAATGTTATACCATGCTTGTAAGGATTGA
- the LOC118486796 gene encoding E3 ubiquitin ligase BIG BROTHER-related-like isoform X1, producing the protein MSRDIDTYDHYHLNGRVPVDIPENLKEFLPQDEEGLSYEEVILQQACVYHSYQECVANRAVGTNDDDGDDDDESSSSEDEGESSSVISQEAMDEAFARSLQELGEEFDEFFIAEFNATPDLNQDDIDPSNMRYEELLNLTEAVGVENVGLSAAHISQLPVTIYTSGVFSNHPEETFRCVICQENFKFGKRIITLPCVHQYHRKCIVKWLKNKKNCPVCQKEVV; encoded by the exons ATGAGTAGAGACATAGACACATATGATCATTATCATCTAAACGGCCGTGTACCAGTTGATATACCGGAGAATTTGAAAGAATTCTTGCCTCAAGATGAAGAAGGTCTTAGTTATGAAGAAGTTATCTTGCAACAG GCATGCGTCTATCATTCGTATCAAGAATGTGTAGCAAACAGGGCTGTGGGTactaatgatgatgatggtgacgATGATGATGAATCGAGTTCGTCGGAAGATGAGGGTGAATCCTCAAGTGTGATTTCACAAGAAGCCATGGATGAAGCTTTTGCTAGATCCTTACAGGAGTTAGGGGAGGAGTTTGATGAGTTCTTCATAGCGGAATTCAATGCTACTCCGGATTTGAACCAAGACGATATTGATCCTTCTAATATGCGATACGAG gAATTGTTGAACCTAACTGAAGCAGTTGGTGTGGAGAACGTAGGGTTATCCGCAGCGCATATTTCGCAGTTACCAGTCACCATCTACACATCAGGAGTGTTTTCGAATCACCCGGAAGAAAC ATTTAGGTGCGTGATATGTCAAGAGAATTTCAAATTTGGGAAACGCATAATCACATTGCCTTGTGTTCATCAATATCATAGGAAATGCATCGtcaaatggttaaagaataaaAAG AACTGCCCTGTTTGTCAAAAGGAGGTGGTTTAA
- the LOC118486796 gene encoding E3 ubiquitin ligase BIG BROTHER-related-like isoform X2 — MSRDIDTYDHYHLNGRVPVDIPENLKEFLPQDEEGLSYEEVILQQACVYHSYQECVANRAVGTNDDDGDDDDESSSSEDEGESSSVISQEAMDEAFARSLQELGEEFDEFFIAEFNATPDLNQDDIDPSNMRYEELLNLTEAVGVENVGLSAAHISQLPVTIYTSGVFSNHPEETCVICQENFKFGKRIITLPCVHQYHRKCIVKWLKNKKNCPVCQKEVV, encoded by the exons ATGAGTAGAGACATAGACACATATGATCATTATCATCTAAACGGCCGTGTACCAGTTGATATACCGGAGAATTTGAAAGAATTCTTGCCTCAAGATGAAGAAGGTCTTAGTTATGAAGAAGTTATCTTGCAACAG GCATGCGTCTATCATTCGTATCAAGAATGTGTAGCAAACAGGGCTGTGGGTactaatgatgatgatggtgacgATGATGATGAATCGAGTTCGTCGGAAGATGAGGGTGAATCCTCAAGTGTGATTTCACAAGAAGCCATGGATGAAGCTTTTGCTAGATCCTTACAGGAGTTAGGGGAGGAGTTTGATGAGTTCTTCATAGCGGAATTCAATGCTACTCCGGATTTGAACCAAGACGATATTGATCCTTCTAATATGCGATACGAG gAATTGTTGAACCTAACTGAAGCAGTTGGTGTGGAGAACGTAGGGTTATCCGCAGCGCATATTTCGCAGTTACCAGTCACCATCTACACATCAGGAGTGTTTTCGAATCACCCGGAAGAAAC GTGCGTGATATGTCAAGAGAATTTCAAATTTGGGAAACGCATAATCACATTGCCTTGTGTTCATCAATATCATAGGAAATGCATCGtcaaatggttaaagaataaaAAG AACTGCCCTGTTTGTCAAAAGGAGGTGGTTTAA